Within Desulfobacter sp., the genomic segment TCTGCATATATCGATATCGAGTCTGCAAGGATTGATTTTTTAAATAAGCCCATAGTAAAAATCATAATCCCGACAAAAAAATACCGAAGATTGATATCTTTATTAACCACAGCTTTAATCTGGGGAAGCATTTCATTAATGTGAACAATAGGGCCAGCTAAAAGTTGGGGAAAAAAACAAACAAAAAGACAGTATTCATGGAAATCCGGTAATTCAATCAACCCTTCGTATGAATCAACCAGGTATGCAATCTGCTGAATGGTGAAAAAACTGATAGCCAATGGGAGGGCTAATTCCAGGTAGTCGATATTTAGACCCAAAATGCGGTTAATGTTCCCAATTGCAAAGTCTGAATACTTATAATACCCAAGCAAAACGAGGTTAAAAATAATACCAATTAAAAAACAGATTTTTGATTGCTTTGCCTTCTCTTTTTGGAAGCTAATATAATATGATAGAATATAATTTATAATAATAGATGATATGATTATAAAAATATATTCAGCTTTCCACCAAGAATAAAAAAACAATGAGGCTGCAATTAACCAGTATATCTTTGCTGAAACATAATACTTGTTAATAAAAAGATAGACCAATAACGTAATAGGAAGAAAGCCCAATATAAAGGGTAGTGAATTGAACAACATGATTATGAACTAATACCTTTAAAAACTAATCAGCGTATTTGCTTAAATAAAGCTCTTTAAGAGCCAGACTTGAAATCTTTCCAGAATTGTTCAATGGAAATTCTTTCACGATCTCCAAATGGTAGGGTTGTTGGTGGGTTGGTAATATCGCCTCAATCGCTTCTCTAAGCATCGATAAAGCCCCCTGTGGTGAGAGTATAACAAATGTGACGAGCAGGTTCTCTTTTATTTCATGAGGTATAGCAACCGTCACACAAGATTTAACAAAATCTATCTTTTGAATGTAAGAATCAACATCAAGCAAATTGACTCTGTGACCAGCGGTTTTAATGGTGTCATCTATTCGCCCCACCATGTATAAAAAACTATTTTCATCTCTAAAAACCAAATCGCCAGTCCTGTAAAACATAGAACCATCAATTTCCACCAGAGCTTTATTGGTTAATGACGACCGATTGACATATCCAGCCATTAATTGATTGCCCCCCACAAGCATTTCACCCTTCTCATATGGAGTTGTTTCAAGTCCTTCTTCATTAATCAACTTGATGTGGGTATTAAGAATGGGTTTACCGATTGAAACCGTAGAATGGCGTATATCCTCAGAGTTGTCCTTAACCAACTCCTTAACTACGCAATATATGGTCGCCTCTGTAGGGCCATAACAATTGTATAAATTCGCGTCGGGGAAATGATGCACCATCTGTTCATAGAGCTTAACAGGAAATCTTGAGCCGGCTATGAGAATATTGTTTAGATTGGACAAATCTGCTTTCTCAAAGATACCTTGCTGTAGAATCATCATTAAATTGTTCGGAACGGTTGCAAGGGTTGTTATTTCATATTTATCCAACTCTCCTAAAAGAACAAAAATGTTATCTGTAAAATTGGATAGTACAAAATTAACGTTCTTTAGAATCAATAACCCGACATCAACCAATGACACATCAAATGTATAGTCCGTAGAATTCAGCAAACGATCTTTTTCAGTGATCTGTTCGAAAAAAGAATCAAGCCAAAATAAAAAATTTTCATATGCTTTACGCTGAATTTTCACACCTTTAGGTTCACCGGTTGATCCCGAAGTGAACATTATATAAAGACTCTTTTCCGGAGAAACGGCAAACCCTTCTATATTTTCCGTTGTGGAGATGGGCAAGCAAGAGAAAAAATCATCTTCTAATACGGCAGATAGTCCGCAAATTTCATTAATTTGATTTACACGTTCTTTTGGCCAACTTTTACGCATTGGTACATAAGTCAACCCCAGGTCCATACATGCCAGAATCGTGAGGAGGTATCTGTGATCTTTCTTTAAATATAAACCGACAATATCATCTGTACTGTAGGTTTGAAACAAATATGTCTTGATTCTATTGTACTCAGATAAGAACACGTTTCGGTCAATGGAATTACCCTGCGTATCAACAACCTTGTTGTAGTTAGCGAAAAACGAATGGATTTTTTCTCTAATTAGCATAAGCACCTCTCACATTGGACTATAGAATTGTATACTCTTTGCTAAAACTTGCCACCCTTGTCTATGATCATATCGATTAAGGCAGAAACATTATTCATTTCCTGTAATTCTCCTAAAGCAAATTTTATATCAAACGCCTTTTCTATTTCCAGAATCAAATTTAAGTGGGTTAAAGAATCCCACTTGTAGACATCATCTGAAGTCATCTCGTCTCGGACCTCTAACGCGTTATCACCAAAAATGTCTCTAAATATTGGTGTTAATTTTTGTCTTACTTTTTCTTTCATAATAGACCTCATATTGTATACTTTATCATAATGCATCTACTCTATATGCAAAATGATAAGAGTTCCTCAAGATTACGTATTCACCATCCACCCAACGCTTAAAAGCACTAAATAGCTTACTTTGTTGTAGACACTTCGTTAATACTCCTCAATAATTCAGCATCATGCAAACCTTCTGCCCCTTTTCCATCGGTTTCACGCCATACCTTCACCCGTAAAAAAACCTTACCCATACATTATCAGGACGAAATGAAACTTTGGTCCACCTCTTCGAGCTATCAATACGCACAAGTTCATTCTCACTATTCGCCACCAAAACTCTGACTCCCGTCCCATTTATCGTCATTTTTTTAAATAAACAAAGAACTCATTTCCACTGTTTTCGGCCATCAAAAATTTTTCTTTTTTATAAAAATCTATAGCCCTTATATTAGCACGATGAACATGCAAAGAAATGCTAAGCCTATCATTTACTTTTCCAAATTTTTCAATTAACAGCGAACCGATGCCTTTTCTTTGCCACTCTCGTTTTACACCAACCCTTGAAAGATAGAGGGTTTGAGATGGAACAGGGGGGACCTTTTCTGAATAACTCTTGAGCATTTCTAAAAAATGAGCCTTATCATCCTCCTCAATATAATCTAACATGGCTTTTGATGAAACAGCATATGCAAAAGGTAATTTGTCAGAGAGGATACCGGCTACCACTCCGATAACTTGACCATTATTCATGGCAATAAAAGAGTGCTCAAACTCCGAACCGGGCAGACCAAGAAGAACCTTCACGGCTTTCTGCAATTTTTCTGTTTTCAAAGGCACCATATCATAAAATTCAGGCAAGGCTTTAATGATTAACTCAGTTGCTATGTTCTTTATAGAATCGCTTGTTGTGCTATCGATTTTGGCTATATGAATAGTTTTCTGCATATTCCTGACCTCTTGCAAATTGAGTGACACCTATCTTTTCAAGATAGAGTTTCAAACTCTCGTAGTATTTTTCCCTATATCCAGCAATCGAAACATCTATTCCAAAATCTTTTCGCTCAGCATTAAATCTTTCAGCCACCTTATCATATATCCTTGGGTAATAATGAGCCCCGTCCCACGTGTTGTCTGTGTCATATGTAAAATCTGAAGGAACACTAAAATCATAGACTTCATCAAATATCGTGTTAAGTGAGGCAACCAGGTTTAGGTAATCATCCAAAATTCCAGCCATATAATACCGCCCGACATGCCATATTGATATTGGGTGTACATACGCAAGGGAAGCGGCCTCGGGAAAAAGCTCACGCATTTCCTTGAGCAGTTTAACCCTTTTCGGATCCAATTGTTTGGCGCCCTTGTAGATATAATCCGCCGGCGGATTGTACGTATAGGGCTCCGAGGGAACATAGCCTACAAAATTACTGTCATACACGGTTGACAAAGGACTCAACCCCATAAGGGTCTTAATGGAGAACATCAAAGCATCAAAAGATAAATATGAAGATACCAATCCAGGAGGATTCTGATCTTTTAGAATAAACTCTGGGATGGAGGTTTTATTGGGTTTTGCGAAACTAAAATTCACCTCAACAAATATTTTTTTTGGATTCAACCCTCTTTTCTTTAGATATTTTGCAAACGCTAAAAACTCCTCAATCTGGCCGGCACTAAAGGACAGATTAAAACAATTATAGCCCTTTATCAGATTTGGATTTAGTACAGTTGTGACAGAACTCCCAAATATGATTGCATCAACCTTATCAAGCTTTGTCAGTAACAAGTTTGTTTTTGCAATACGTTCATCAAAGCCATAATTGTGATCTCCAATTTTATTTCCACCACAATACCATAGTGGATCAACAGCCCAATTTAGTAAAAATATTGAACTGAGACAAAAAAACAGGGAAAAAGCCCAAGCATAAAAAAATGATCTTTTTTCTTTCATTATAACAAACGACCCGTAATTAGTTTCTTAAATAAGTGACCGATAAATTGCTATTTGTTCATTATATAGACGTTCAAGTGAAAATTTTTGTTTTAAAATACAAATACTTTTTTGGGCATATTGAGCCCTCAAATATTTATTGCCAAGAAGCTGGCAGATTTTTTGTGATAGTGCATCGGCACTAAAATCCTTTATCAATAGGCCGGAGACTCCATCTACTACAATATCCTGAATACCGCCAACATTCGTAGCGACTACAGGCAATCCTACCTGCATTGCTTCTAAAATGCTGTTAGGTGACCCCTCAGCAATGGAGGTCAATACAAACAGGTCTCCCTGAACTAAAAATTTTTTAACATTCTCCTGCTGCCCATAGAATTGTATATTTTTCTCCAATCCCTTGGTATGGGATTTTCTTTCCAAATCCATACGCTCTGGCCCATCTCCGATTACCCAGCATCTTACATTTGGATATGCTTTAACGACCTTCTCGATAGCATCTATCAGCAGCCCTAAATTCTTTACCGGCCTGCAATTAGCAACACTTATCATTACAGGATTTTCATCGTTTTTAAAACCACATTCAAGATCAATATTTTTGACGACCTCATCAAGGTTTACACCATTTCGAATCAGCTTAACTTTTCCGTTTGAAAAATACTCATTCTCAGTAATGTCCCTAACGGCTGGGGAATTTACTGTAATTATTGTAGAAAAAAAATTTACTATGTACGAAATACCGAGATGACGGATTTTTCTCCATTGGCCGAGTTCTCGGCGTGCCGAAATAAATGGGCACCTGAGTTTCCAGACGCCTGGTAAAACAATAAAAGAAGATATTATCCCGTATGCATGCACAA encodes:
- a CDS encoding acyl carrier protein, producing the protein MMKEKVRQKLTPIFRDIFGDNALEVRDEMTSDDVYKWDSLTHLNLILEIEKAFDIKFALGELQEMNNVSALIDMIIDKGGKF
- a CDS encoding GNAT family N-acetyltransferase; amino-acid sequence: MQKTIHIAKIDSTTSDSIKNIATELIIKALPEFYDMVPLKTEKLQKAVKVLLGLPGSEFEHSFIAMNNGQVIGVVAGILSDKLPFAYAVSSKAMLDYIEEDDKAHFLEMLKSYSEKVPPVPSQTLYLSRVGVKREWQRKGIGSLLIEKFGKVNDRLSISLHVHRANIRAIDFYKKEKFLMAENSGNEFFVYLKK
- a CDS encoding glycosyltransferase, whose product is MTKSKKKRIKVAYVIHSLSRMGGSERHLQYLLNGLEKNVEGIVFCLFDSGLADKFAKQGYEVVCLNLSHIGLKALWKVYKAIVARNVQIVHAYGIISSFIVLPGVWKLRCPFISARRELGQWRKIRHLGISYIVNFFSTIITVNSPAVRDITENEYFSNGKVKLIRNGVNLDEVVKNIDLECGFKNDENPVMISVANCRPVKNLGLLIDAIEKVVKAYPNVRCWVIGDGPERMDLERKSHTKGLEKNIQFYGQQENVKKFLVQGDLFVLTSIAEGSPNSILEAMQVGLPVVATNVGGIQDIVVDGVSGLLIKDFSADALSQKICQLLGNKYLRAQYAQKSICILKQKFSLERLYNEQIAIYRSLI
- a CDS encoding AMP-binding protein codes for the protein MLIREKIHSFFANYNKVVDTQGNSIDRNVFLSEYNRIKTYLFQTYSTDDIVGLYLKKDHRYLLTILACMDLGLTYVPMRKSWPKERVNQINEICGLSAVLEDDFFSCLPISTTENIEGFAVSPEKSLYIMFTSGSTGEPKGVKIQRKAYENFLFWLDSFFEQITEKDRLLNSTDYTFDVSLVDVGLLILKNVNFVLSNFTDNIFVLLGELDKYEITTLATVPNNLMMILQQGIFEKADLSNLNNILIAGSRFPVKLYEQMVHHFPDANLYNCYGPTEATIYCVVKELVKDNSEDIRHSTVSIGKPILNTHIKLINEEGLETTPYEKGEMLVGGNQLMAGYVNRSSLTNKALVEIDGSMFYRTGDLVFRDENSFLYMVGRIDDTIKTAGHRVNLLDVDSYIQKIDFVKSCVTVAIPHEIKENLLVTFVILSPQGALSMLREAIEAILPTHQQPYHLEIVKEFPLNNSGKISSLALKELYLSKYAD